A genomic segment from Melospiza georgiana isolate bMelGeo1 chromosome 17, bMelGeo1.pri, whole genome shotgun sequence encodes:
- the ZNF335 gene encoding zinc finger protein 335 isoform X6 — translation MEENAVESSSDASSQAAREEPTESGLGVGSSVAVSADSSDAAAGHGLLSRAADSCVGQSSDSSGVSLEEVSESSSSTDAIPRIYLPDSSSIAQSTLVSSVSTVSQSIMVSESPQVLVHSSVITDGAIVVSDSTASTSSDLGSAIDKIIESTIGPDIIQSCIAVTSAEDGRAETTQYLILQGPDDGAPMVSQMATSALANSLAIEAVGDGPTSTCLDQPGPSEPSGQLEVLELPAQPNQAQEADGGEELDQPDLEALEEMMEVVVVQQFKCKMCQYKSVSKKTLINHMKERHFQPVGSALALKKGRPRKVGAVPKTEDEEAAEEEDDDIMDAGAIDDPEEDSDYNPAEDEPRGRLPKYGCTVATSSEERPRRRPGRPRKLLRLENMSQDMPEGGEVEPLVTSQSTPSRELQNSEAASSSSLENGTSESLAEPGISQSDSENKDPSSNTGAEDADIIPRRRGRPSRRFLGKKYRKYMGRRYYYKSPKPLMRPYLCRICGSRFLTHDDLRFHVNSHEANDPQLFKCLQCSYRSRRWSSLKEHMFNHVGSKPYKCEECNYTSVYKKDVIRHSTVHSRDRKKRADPPPKLNSFPCPVCNRVYPMQKRLTQHMKTHSTEKPHMCDKCGKSFKKRYTFKMHLLTHIQAIANRRFKCEFCDYVCEDKKVLLNHQLSHMNDKPYKCSVCKYSTFREDFLVSHMAVKHTGGKPFACEFCHFTTKHKKNLRLHVQCRHADSFEEWAQRHPEEPPCRRRPFFTLQQIEELKQQHSQVQAPAEPEASPPAPLGPITCHTVQAVAGAEPSVLSQGSLEGATIIYEQDVAGSAELATQTALDLLLNMSTQRELATSSLQVAVVKPDDPGETPGSCELQAQEEEEAKVDSKEQQQKLVMLHMAEPGQTLVQEAYGEASLSGSELQQITIPFSGAAEYSIIAPISEEIQAPATLYSEEESPVETSHTVVVSGAVMTEEALKDHSNHYIMSSSVPGSQFQAMEPLSGDAAFSSPAEGQEAEPAGIKWPVVQCVTSLAQNDSSLSPASEGHEVSSPKIKWPAIQGVAKKLTCKVSTAKKLSCKISTAKKFSCKICTAMFTGRAEMESHKRAHIGPSTFKCPDCPFTATLWPEVRSHMVQHANLRPHKCPHCSFASKNKKDLRRHMLTHTNEKPFACQVCGQRFNRNGHLKFHTQRLHSSEGKRPGPAAAQQTIILNSNEDTLATLHTALQAGQAVLAPERLQQALGQEHILVAQEQSVTSQEEAAYIQEITTADGQTVQHLVTADNQVQYIIAQEGVPHLLPQEYVVVPEGHHIQVQDGQITHIQYEQGGQFLPESQIQYMPVSPEQQLVTQAQLEAAAHSAVSAVADAAMAQAQGVFTAEAAAEQMQQLQPAIHYDVITLSD, via the exons ATGGAGGAGAATGCGGTGGAGAGCAGCAGCGACGCGAGCTCGCAGGCGGCGCGGGAGGAGCCCACCGAGAGCGGGCTGGGCGTCGGGAGCTCGGTGGCCGTGTCGGCGGACAGCAGCGATGCGGCCGCGGGGCACGGGCTCCTCTCCCGGGCCGCTGACTCCTGCGTGGGGCAGAGCTCCGACAGCAGCGGGGTCTCCTTG GAAGAGGTCTCAGAGAGCAGTTCCAGCACAGATGCCATTCCAAGGATTTACCTGCCAGACTCATCCTCTATTGCCCAATCCACCTTGGTCTCCAGTGTGTCCACTGTGAGCCAGTCCATCATGGTGTCAGAGTCCCCACAGGTCCTGGTGCACTCCAGTGTCATCACCGATGGAGCCATAGTTGTGTCAGACTCCACTGCATCCACTTCCTCCGACCTGGGTTCTGCCATTGACAAAATCATCGAGTCCACAATCGGGCCTGACATCATCCAGA gctgcatCGCCGTGACCAGCGCAGAGGATGGAAGGGCAGAGACCACGCAGTACCTCATTTTGCAAGGCCCTGATGATG GTGCCCCCATGGTGTCCCAGATGGCCACTTCTGCTCTAGCCAATAGCTTGGCAATAGAGGCTGTTGGTGATGGACCTACCTCCACGTGCCTTGACCAGCCCGGCCCTTCAGAGCCCTCCGGGCAGTTGgaagtgctggagctgcctgcacagccaaaCCAAGCCCAGGAGGCAGATGGTGGGGAGGAGCTggaccagccagacttggagGCCCTGGAAGAGATGATGGAAGTGGTGGTGGTGCAGCAGTTCAAGTGCAAGATGTGTCAGTACAAGAGTGTCTCTAAGAAAACACTGATTAACCACATGAAAGAGCGTCACTTCCAGCCAG TGGGTTCAGCTCTGGCTTTGAAGAAGGGACGACCACGAAAGGTGGGAGCTGTTCCAAAGACTGAGGATGAGGAGGCCGCAGAAGAAGAAGATGATGATATTATGGATGCTGGTGCTATTGATGATCCTGAAG AGGACAGTGACTACAACCCAGCTGAGGACGAGCCCCGGGGGCGACTGCCCAAGTATGGCTGCACTGTCGCCACCTCCAGCGAGGAGAGGCCGCGTCGGCGCCCAGGGAGGCCCCGCAAGCTGCTTCGTCTGGAGAATATGTCCCAGGACATGCCTGaag gaggggaggtGGAGCCCTTGGTGACGTCCCAGAGCACACCAAGCCGGGAGCTGCAGAACTCGGAAGCAGCCAGTTCCTCCAGCCTGGAGAATGGGACCAGTGagagcctggcagagcctggTATCAGCCAGTCTGACTCTGAGAACAAGGACCCTTCCTCCAACACCGGTGCCGAGGATGCAGACATCATCCCCCGGCGGCGTGGGCGGCCCTCCCGCCGTTTCCTGGGCAAGAAATACCGCAAGTACATGGGGCGCAG gtACTACTACAAGTCCCCCAAGCCCCTGATGCGGCCCTACCTGTGTCGGATCTGCGGCTCGCGGTTCCTCACACACGATGACCTGCGCTTCCACGTCAACTCGCACGAGGCCAATGACCCGCAGCTCTTCAAGTGTCTTCAGTGCAGCTACCGCTCCCGGCGCTGGTCCTCCCTCAAG GAGCACATGTTCAACCATGTGGGCAGCAAGCCCTACAAGTGCGAGGAGTGCAATTACACCAGCGTGTACAAGAAGGATGTCATTCGGCACTCTACAgtgcacagcagggacag gaagaagagagctgATCCG CCACCAAAGCTGAACTCCTTCCCATGCCCTGTCTGCAACCGTGTCTACCCCATGCAGAAGAGGCTTACACAGCACATGAAGACACACAGTACAGAGAAACCACACATGTGTGACAAG TGCGGGAAGTCCTTTAAGAAGCGTTACACCTTCAAGATGCACCTGCTGACGCACATCCAGGCCATTGCCAACCGCAG GTTCAAGTGTGAGTTCTGTGACTATGTCTGCGAGGACAAGAAGGTCCTGCTGAACCACCAGCTGTCACATATGAATGACAAGCCCTACAAGTGCAGTGTCTGCAAGTATTCTACTTTCCGGGAGGACTTCCTGGTCTCGCACATGGCAGTCAAGCACACAG gagggaagCCATTTGCTTGTGAGTTCTGCCACTTCACCACCAAGCACAAGAAGAACCTGCGGCTGCACGTGCAGTGCCGCCACGCCGACTCCTTCGAGGAGTGGGCACAGAGGCACCCTGAGGAGCCGccctgccgccgccgccccttCTTCACCCTGCAGCAGATCGaggagctgaagcagcagcacagccaggtgcaGGCACCGGCTGAGCCAGAGGCCAGCCCACCG GCACCTCTCGGCCCCATCACTTGCCACACGGTCCAGGCTGTTGCGGGTGCAGAGCCCTCTGTTCTCTCACAAGGTTCCCTGGAAGGGGCCACCATCATCTATGAACAAG ATGTGGCTGGATCAGCAGAGCTGGCCACACAGACGGCCCTGGATCTCTTGCTGAACATGAGCACCCAGAGGGAGCTGGCCACCAGCTCGCTGCAG GTGGCAGTGGTGAAGCCAGATGATCCAGGAGAAACACCAGGCTCCTgtgagctgcaggcacaggaggaggaggaggcaaagGTGGACTctaaggagcagcagcaaaagtTGGTGATGCTACACatggcagagcctgggcagaCACTTGTGCAGGAGGCTTATGGGGAAGCAAGCCTGAgtggctcagagctgcagcagatcACCATCCCCTTCAGTGGAGCAGCAGAGTACAGCATCATTGCACCCATCAGCGAGGAGATCCAGGCTCCTGCCACACTGTACAG TGAGGAGGAGAGTCCTGTGGAGACCTCCCACACAGTTGTGGTGAGCGGAGCTGTGATGACAGAGGAGGCACTGAAGGACCACAGCAATCACTACATCATGTCATCCAGTGTCCCAGGGAGCCAGTTCCAGGCCATGGAG CCCCTCAGTGGGGACGCTGCCTTCTCCTCGCCTGCGGAGGGCCAGGAGGCAGAGCCCGCCGGCATCAAGTGGCCCGTGGTGCAGTGTGTCACCAGCCTGGCCCAGAATGACTCGTCTTTGTCCCCAGCCTCCGAGGGGCACGAAGTGTCATCCCCAAAGATCAAGTGGCCTGCAATCCAAGGCGTGGCCAAGAAGCTCACATGCAAGGTTTCCACAGCCAAGAAGCTCTCATGCAAGATTTCCACGGCCAAAAAGTTTTCATGCAAGATTTGCACAGCCATGTTCACAGGGAGAGCGGAGATGGAGAGTCACAAGAGAGCCCACATTGGGCCCAGCACTTTCAAGTGTCCCGACTGTCCCTTCACTGCCACACTCTGGCCAGAGGTCCGG AGCCACATGGTTCAGCATGCCAACCTCCGGCCACACAAGTGCCCCCACTGCAGCTTTGCCTCCAAGAACAAGAAGGACCTGCGCAGGCACATGCTGACCCACACCAATGAGAAGCCCTTCGCCTGCCAGGTCTGTGGGCAGAG GTTCAACCGTAATGGACACCTCAAGTTCCACACACAGCGTTTGCACAGCTCAGAGGGCAAAAGGCCAgggccagctgctgcccagcagacCATCATCCTGAACAGCAACGAGGACACCCTGGCCACCCTACACA cagctctgcaggctggccAGGCCGTGCTGGCTCCCGAGCGGCTGCAGCaggccctggggcaggagcacaTCCTTGttgcacaggagcagagcgTCACCAGCCAG gaggaggcagcctACATCCAGGAGATCACAACTGCTGACGGACAGACAGTACAACACTTAGTGACTGCTGACAACCAG GTTCAGTACATTATTGCCCAGGAAGGTGTCCCACACTTGCTTCCCCAAGAGTATGTTGTTGTTCCAGAGGGACATCACATCCAG GTACAGGATGGTCAGATCACCCACATCCAGTATGAGCAGGGTGGCCAGTTCCTCCCGGAGTCACAG ATCCAGTACATGCCTGTGTCACCGGAGCAGCAGCTCGtcacccaggcacagctggaagcagcagcacactcGGCTGTCTCAG cagtGGCGGATGCGGCCATGGCCCAGGCCCAGGGCGTGTTCACGGCCGAGGCAGCGGCGGAGcagatgcagcagctgcagccggCCATCCACTACGATGTCATCACGCTGTCGGACTAG